From one Nematostella vectensis chromosome 7, jaNemVect1.1, whole genome shotgun sequence genomic stretch:
- the LOC116619619 gene encoding uncharacterized protein LOC116619619, with the protein MEVFEECTNNESLIMEMWTSYLCEENNLDCDFSFDEIDVQSTDLTGLGDLSTKVDFHSPDISLEKILPTLFEEGLDYGNHLFNLLEQENNGVSGHRRPQNLELQQQIHHVELENKATVLCTGSAMSTHGQVMSQQESHTKVKKHYKKRRKTSFTKKRKKNRCS; encoded by the exons ATGGAGGTCTTCGAGGAATGTACAAATAACGAATCACTTATAATGGAAATGTGGACATCCTATCTCTGTGAGGAAAACAACTTGGATTGCGATTTCAG TTTTGACGAAATCGATGTACAGTCGACAGATTTGACGGGATTAGGTGATCTGTCTACTAAAGTAGACTTCCATAGTCCTGATATTAGCTTGGAAAAAATCTTGCCAACTTTATTTGAAGAGGGTCTGGATTATGGAAATCATCTTTTCAATCTTCTTgaacaagaaaacaatggcGTCAGTGGTCATCGACGACCACAAAATCTCG AGTTACAACAGCAAATACATCATGTTGAATTAGAGAACAAAGCTACAGTATTGTGTACTGGATCTGCCATGTCTACCCACGGACAAGTGATGTCCCAACAAGAAAGTCACACAAAG GTGAAGAAACACTAcaagaaaagaaggaaaacaAGCTTCACCAAGAAACGAAAGAAAAATAGATGCTCATAG